From the genome of Acidobacteriota bacterium, one region includes:
- a CDS encoding ribbon-helix-helix domain-containing protein, with the protein MSDTFTVSLPPSIRKELDALAKRTGKSRNQVVREAVRRQIALERFRALREQLVPKARARGIYTDEDVFNLVS; encoded by the coding sequence ATGAGCGACACGTTTACGGTGAGTTTGCCGCCTTCAATTCGCAAAGAGCTTGATGCTCTCGCTAAGCGCACAGGCAAGAGCCGAAACCAGGTAGTGCGCGAGGCGGTTCGCCGACAAATCGCCTTGGAGAGGTTCCGCGCGCTACGCGAGCAGCTTGTTCCCAAGGCTCGGGCACGGGGCATCTATACCGACGAAGACGTCTTCAATCTCGTCTCGTGA
- a CDS encoding DUF488 family protein, translating into MSATHLGTFQVGSPRKRGEGLRVGTVRFLPRGVKKEDYARLDYFDVWFPLLAPSSELLKWLKTRDWPSEQARWSKFRERYVAEMNKTDARQAIKLLAELARATPLSIGCYCENESACHRSILHELIERASDA; encoded by the coding sequence ATGAGTGCGACACATCTCGGGACGTTTCAAGTCGGTTCGCCTCGGAAACGGGGCGAGGGCTTGCGAGTCGGCACAGTGCGCTTTCTGCCGCGCGGGGTGAAGAAAGAAGACTACGCGCGATTGGACTACTTCGACGTCTGGTTTCCGTTGCTTGCCCCAAGCTCAGAGTTGCTCAAGTGGCTGAAGACCCGCGACTGGCCGAGCGAGCAAGCCAGATGGTCGAAGTTCAGAGAGCGCTACGTTGCCGAGATGAACAAGACCGACGCGCGCCAGGCCATCAAGCTTCTTGCAGAGTTAGCCAGAGCTACTCCGTTGAGCATAGGGTGTTACTGCGAGAACGAGTCCGCCTGTCATCGGTCGATACTGCATGAGTTGATCGAACGCGCATCGGACGCTTAG
- a CDS encoding HEPN domain-containing protein, whose product MKSDLDLAKALARKAENDLKIARIAFEHDAPLDMVAFHAQQTAAKMLKALLASRGVDYPRTHDLRALINLATKEAPELERFRERLLPLNAYAVEMRYDDALDPDSEEVSNALSTSEELRDAVLDLLPPEARP is encoded by the coding sequence ATGAAAAGCGATCTTGACCTGGCGAAAGCCCTTGCCCGAAAGGCCGAAAACGATCTCAAGATTGCTCGCATCGCATTCGAGCACGATGCCCCTCTCGACATGGTTGCCTTCCATGCCCAGCAAACGGCGGCGAAGATGCTGAAGGCACTGCTGGCGTCGCGAGGCGTCGACTACCCGCGGACGCATGACCTGCGCGCGCTGATCAATCTGGCGACAAAAGAGGCGCCCGAACTGGAGAGATTCCGCGAACGGCTGCTTCCACTAAACGCTTACGCAGTCGAGATGCGCTACGACGACGCACTCGATCCCGATTCCGAAGAAGTCTCCAATGCCCTCTCCACCTCCGAAGAGCTTCGTGATGCAGTTCTGGACCTACTTCCGCCGGAGGCTCGCCCGTGA